A genomic region of Desulfosarcina ovata subsp. ovata contains the following coding sequences:
- a CDS encoding 4Fe-4S dicluster domain-containing protein: MTLLTRRSFLKTGLATAGAACASQVPLPAAAQTKNDGELATLIDIRKCVGCEACVEACREVNAAKYPEPEKPFPKMYPSRVKVADWSGEDKREVRDRLTPYNWLFIQWATVVVDGEEQEISFPRRCMHCQNPPCADLCPWGAARKLKNGITLIHADICLGGRKCQVVCPWDIPQRQTGVGLYLDLLPSFAGNGVMYKCDRCYNRIAQGELPACIEQCPEEVQTIGPRSEIIAEAHRIANEEGAYIYGEKENGGTNTIYLSPVPFETLNRSVDKGPGKPHFAPVEDQMAHADNMAKAMLIAPFAGLAAGVSRVIRAARRADEPPEDNHEA, from the coding sequence ATGACGCTTTTGACGAGAAGATCGTTTCTTAAAACCGGGCTCGCGACGGCCGGCGCTGCCTGCGCCAGCCAGGTTCCCCTGCCTGCGGCCGCCCAGACAAAAAATGACGGCGAATTGGCAACCCTGATCGACATTCGAAAATGTGTCGGATGCGAGGCATGCGTCGAGGCGTGCCGGGAGGTCAACGCGGCCAAATACCCCGAGCCGGAGAAACCGTTTCCCAAGATGTACCCCAGCCGGGTAAAGGTGGCCGACTGGTCGGGAGAAGACAAACGGGAGGTGCGCGACCGCCTGACTCCCTACAACTGGCTTTTCATCCAGTGGGCCACGGTTGTCGTCGATGGCGAGGAACAGGAAATCTCTTTCCCCCGACGGTGCATGCACTGCCAGAATCCGCCTTGCGCGGACCTTTGTCCCTGGGGGGCCGCCCGCAAACTGAAAAACGGCATCACCCTGATTCACGCGGATATCTGCCTGGGCGGGCGCAAGTGCCAGGTCGTCTGTCCCTGGGATATCCCCCAGCGGCAGACCGGTGTCGGGCTCTATCTGGATCTGCTGCCCAGCTTTGCCGGCAACGGGGTGATGTACAAATGCGACCGATGCTACAACCGCATTGCCCAGGGTGAGCTGCCAGCCTGTATCGAACAGTGCCCGGAAGAAGTACAGACCATCGGTCCGCGTTCGGAAATCATAGCGGAAGCCCATCGTATCGCCAACGAGGAAGGGGCCTACATTTACGGAGAGAAGGAAAACGGCGGCACGAACACCATCTATTTGTCCCCGGTTCCCTTTGAAACCCTGAACCGATCCGTCGACAAAGGGCCGGGGAAACCCCACTTCGCCCCGGTTGAAGATCAAATGGCCCATGCCGACAATATGGCCAAAGCCATGCTGATTGCGCCATTTGCCGGCCTTGCCGCCGGTGTCAGTCGTGTTATCAGGGCCGCCAGGCGCGCGGACGAGCCCCCGGAGGATAATCATGAAGCCTAA